A region of the Terriglobia bacterium genome:
GCCGGTGATGGCGCCCGTCGAGGTATTCAGGGTCAACCCTGCCGGCAGACTGCCAGCGCTGATCGACCAGGTATAGGAACCCGTGCCGCCCGTGGCCGCAAGCGTCGAGCTGTAGGCCGTCCCCACGGTGCCGCCGGGCAAGGAAGTCGTCGTTATCGACAGCGCGGCATTGACTGTGATGCTCAGGTTCTGAGTGGCAGTCTGGGAATTCGAGTCAGTCACCTTGGCGGTAAAGTTGCTGGTGCCTGCGGTGGTGGGCGTGCCGGTGATGGCGCCCGTCGAGGTATTCAGGGTCAACCCTGCCGGCAGACTGCCAGCGCTGATCGACCAGGTATAGGAACCCGTGCCGCCCGTGGCTGTGAGCGTGGCGCTGTAGGCCGTGTTCACCGTTCCCCCTGGCAAAGCACCTGTGGTGATGATGAAACTTGGTACTGAGCAGTCCCCAAAACTGATTTTCCCAATGACGGTATTCCAGAGAAAATCAAAACTCAGTACGGGCGGCTTGACGTACTCGTTGGTGTACCAGAAGCTGCAATCATCGGTCGGGTCCACGCTGATACTGGAGTAGTCGCCCCAGCGGCTGTAAGTTCCCTGATAACTCTGGTCAGTGCCGTGGTACATTCGCTGTTCCTGCTCCATCAGCGTATCCGCGCCATTCTTCAGCCCAGTGACGGCAATACCTGGAAAGGTGGTAACGCCCGAAACGCTGTAGCCAAGGCCTAAATCGCCATTCTTGTTCTGGGCAATGCTGCCCATCCATCGATAGGTGCTGACGTCCGGGCTGTAGGTACTTTCCTTGTTAACATAGAATGCTCCGCCCTGGTCTCGCCGGATGATATACCAGCGGACGCCCGTCTGATTGTCGCTGGAATTGATCTGCACTGAATGGTTGGCGACCATCTGGTCATGGTCGCTATATGAACGGAAGGAGAGGCGGTACATCAGCCTATCGCCCAGCGAATCAAGTTGCTGGGTGGCGCCTTCCTGGGGAACGCAGGTGCCTCCGCCGCATGCATCATGAAAATCATTCACCGTCAGGTCGTTCACGACGTTGAGCGAGCCAGCATTTGCGTCTAACTGATAAATCCTGAGGTCATTGCCCGTGCCGGGGCCGACGTTATCCACATACTGCATGTAATAGTCCGGGCCAGTCGGCAGAGAAGCAGTGCCCGGCAGGTTTTCAAGGTCTGCCGGCAGGATGTTATAGATACCTGCGTCGTTTCCCGGGGAGCAACTGAAAGTTATCTGCCCGCTGGTCGGCGGATTCGTCACGTAGCCGCGTGGAAAGCTGCAGGCCTGGGCGCCCTGAAACTGAAGGGTGCTGCCGTTGCTGGCGTAAATATTTGCTGAGAAGTAGATTCCGTCAGGCCAGACGGCGAGCTTTGGGTAGTCAGGCAGGTTTGACCCGAATGAAAAATCGTAAGCGTTATAGGCGCCGGTAGCGTCCGAGGTTTGTGAGATGGCGAGACAAAGGTGGTTATCGGTAAAAGTGGAATTGTAAGCGAGCTGGCTGATGATCCAGCGCCCGTCGAGCTTGTCGAAGAGGGCAATCGGGTCGCCGCCGTTCACGGAGGAGCACATACTGCTTGTCAGGCCTGCAAAAAGGCCGTTCAGATACCCGCTCTTGATCCCCTGGCCTGAAGCGGTGAAGATCGTATACGACGTGTTGACGACATCCACAATTTGAGTCGCGGGGTTTGCCCCCGTTGTGTTGATCCCCACAGAAAGATTCTCATCGGGTGGAATCTGGCCGGTAAAGTTGACGCCGCCGAAAACGTTGCTCACGGTTAATTGAGAAGGACCGTAGGTCGTCTGTACGTCGGCGTCAGTCCAATTGCCGATGCTGGGGGCCGCTGGACCTCCTTCACCCCCTCCATTGGTTTCCAGTCCCGTGTGGTCTGGACGCCGCAAAGGAATTACACGAGCTGGTCCGAAATTCTTGTTGTTGCTGGCCGCTCCGGACGAATCCGGGGGATGAGAAACAGCGTGCGCGACCGAGGTTATATGGATCGGACCTCGCGGCTTTTGGGCTCTTGCATTTGAAAACGGTCCAGCCGCAACCAGTACGGCCAGCGAGAGAATCAGATTTCGAGGTTTCATCGGGGCCCCCGCATTCGAAGTTTTGAAATCCGGCCTGAGGTTCAGCGCCCACCAGGCGCTTCACTCTGTGGCCGCGTACGTTCGAAACGCACTCCCGAAAAAAAAGACAGCTTTGCCCTGCAAGCTCTTACACCAAAGCAGCGCCCAGTTCGACCTTCCTTGTTTCCGAAAATCTGTAAGGCTGGACCCCAATAGCCTTAGGGACGTGGCCCCACGCTAACATAGGAGCCGGTGCCATTCAATCGCCGTCGAGTTATGTACTATATGGTTATCTTTTAGCTTGGCTTAATAGCAGACGGCCATGCTCATCGACGGGCCTTTCCCCCGCCAGGGTGGGAGTAGCCTGCCCACCAGCCCTTTCTGCCAGCGGCGGCAGAATCAATGTTCGCCGCTGCCTTCCCAATGCGTCCGCGTCCATGCATGAACGCCTGGTACCGGCGGTTACAGTGATGGTTCAAATCGGGTTGTATTGAGATGGTGAGTGACGTACTATAAACATACAGTTCAGAAGGAAGTTAAGAGTGCTCCGCCCCCATGAGGCAGCGCGGGCGTGTCATCCGTTGCACCAGGGTGGCGGAGAGCGGGGCAGTCGCCGGGGTCCCTGTGTGGAAAGACCTGGCGCTCCGGCGCTTGCCTGGCAAGTCAGTAAAAGCAAATATTTGCGGATCCCGGTGGCCCTTGCGGAAACAGAAGCGGAAGCGGAACGGGAAGACGGTCAGCGAGTCCCGGGTTGAAATGGTGGAAGTCGTGCTGCCGAACGATGCCAACCCACTGGGCAACATCCTGGGCGGCAAAGTGATGCACCTGATTGACATTGCAGGAGCGATCGCCGCTCAACGCCATGCGCGCACAGTGGTGGTGACGGTTGCGGTGGACAATCTGGACTTTCTCCACCCCATCCGGGTTGGACAACTCATCATCTTGCGCGCCCAGGTGACGCGGGCTTTCCGGACCTCGGTTGAGGTGGCGGTAAAAGTTTATCTTGAAGATTCTCTCACCGGTGAGCGTCGCCAGACGAGCTCCGCCTTTGTGACTTATGTCGCCCTTGACGCTGGCGGGCAGGTGGTCAAAGTGCCTGCGGTGATTCCAGTTACGCCGGAAGAGAAACATGAGTATCGCGAATCGCTAATCAGGCGTCGCCATCGCCTCGAAGCGGCAGCACGCGCACACCGCCGCTACCTTGAAAACCATTAGTAAATGCGGCCCATGGCGGGCAGCAGTTCAAGCACGTCGGTTGTTAACGGTCCCGGGGATTGGTCATCCGGGAACAAGGAGGGATTCATGAAGAACAAGCGCACTAAAATATTCTCCGGGACCCCCTGGGAACCCAAGGTTGGATATGCCCGCGCCGTGCAGGTGGGCGATACCGTTTACGTTTCGGGAACGACTGCGACCGATCCTTCCGGGAAGATCCTGGCTCCCGGTGATGCTTATGCGCAGACCGTGCAAGCTTCGCGGAACATCGAAAACGCCTTGAAGCGCCTTGGCCTGAGCCTGGAAAACGTAGTCAGGACCCGGGTTTACCTCACCGATATGGACCGCTGGGAAGAAGTCGCCAAGGGACACGCGGAATGCTTCGGCGAGGTCCACCCCGCCACGAGCTTTGTCGGCGTCAGTCGCCTGGTTGACCCGGAAATGCTGGTGGAGATTGAAGCCCTGGCCGTCGCATAACACCGACCATTCCTCGACCAGTCCCGCCTTGCCCGAAGGATGAAGCATGAAGGATGAAAGGACCAGCGAGAAGGGACAAACGGCTGCTGGATCAGGCGTGCTTTCTGCCTACTGCCTGCCGCTTAGCGCCTACTGTTTCGGCGGGACCGCAGAGACATCAAACATCGGCGTCTGCGCGAGACGCGCACGCGGGTGAAAGCGCCTCATACGACTTTGGGGCTATTTCGAGTTCCCGGCGCGCTCTTTGCTCTTTTGTCGGTTGACCTTGTCCGCCACGCGCTTGATGTGGGTTGTTCCCGCCGGCAGAGGCGCCTTGAGGATTTCAGGGACTTTGGGGAACAGCCCTAGCGCCTTCTGCACCTGTGGATCACCCCTGATTTCCACCTCGTTTGCTGATTCCAGCCCGAAAACCAGGCTGAAAACTTCCTGCCTTATTCTGAGTTTCAGGTAATCCTGGTCATTCGCCCAATACTCGGGCGGCGTCCGGACCCGGCGGCTCGACAGGAAACTCTGGAACTCCGTCATCACGTCGGAGCCAGGCTCGAAGGTTTTTTTCAGGTCTGTGTGGTATGTGATGTATTGAGAAGCGAAGTCAGTAAAAAGGCCACGTTGGTCGAGGAAAACAGCCCAAGGGTCGAGGGCTCGGGGGGGAATAGGGACGTCGGGAGTTATTCCTCCGCCGGCGGAAAGCGGCCTGCCATCATCGGTGCGGAAATCTTTGCTCTTGCCAATGCCTGATTCTGCTTCAGCCAGCATGGTTCCGGGCAGGCGACGCTGGATGGAGCGTCCGCTGGGCGTGAAGTATTGGGCAACCGTCAGCGCCAGTCCTGTGTCGTCAGAAAGCGGCATTACGTTTTCAACCACGCCCTTGCCGTAGGAATTCTCTCCCGCCACCACGGCCCGGTCGTGTTCTTCAAGCGCTGCCGTCAGTAGTTCCGCGGCACTGGCCGTCTCGCCGTTGATCAGTACCACCATGGGCATGGTGTAACGGACCGGCATGGGCATTGTGCTGTATGACTTTTCAGGCACGCCGCGGCCCCGCATGGTGAGGATGGGCATTCCGGGCTGCAGGAAAAGGCTGGCCACGCCGGCCGCTGTTGCAACCACCCCTCCATGATTGTTCCGAAGGTCGAAGAGAAGTCCTTTTAGCTTTGCTCCGCCCAGCTTTGCAATCGCGTCCTGGACCTCCTGGGTCGTCTTGGCATCGAAACCAGAAACGTGCACATATCCGATCTGCCGGTCCTGAAACTCGAAAACGCTATCGACCGTGGGCATCTCGACTTCTTTCGGCACCAGGCGAACCTCCTGAGGCTGGTCTTTGCCCGGATGCAGTATTCCCAGCGTTACAGGATGGGAGCGGGAGCGCTGCAACAGTTGGATGAGCGACTGGAAATCAAGCTGCGATACTCTCTCTCCGTTGACCGCCATGATTTCATCGCCGGGCCCAAGCCCCGCTCTCCAGGATGGCGATCCCTCGGCCGCCTGCAGCACCAGGACCTTCCCTGGCTTGACGTAGAGAATCGAACCGAAGCCTATCGCTTCGCCGCTCGTCTGTTCCTGCAATTGTTTGAATTGCTGCCGATCAAAAAAAGCCGAGAAGGGATCCAGCGTGTCGAGCATGTTGCGAATTGCGCCATCGAAAATGGCATGGTCGGGGTCAATGGAATCGACGTAATTCTCCTGCACGAGGCTGTAGATTTGCGCGAACTTCAGGCTTTCCTGGGTGGCGGGGTCATTGGGAGGAGCTTCCTGCGGACGCAATAGGGTCGGAACCAGGAGCAGCAATCCTGCCAGAAGTAGAATTCGGTCTCGTTCGCGCGTCGTGTGCAACTGCTCCCGTTCCCCAACTGCCAGTATACCGCAGCTTGATGTGGCCCCCGGAAGCCAGCGCCCTGACGCTCCCGAAGCACACAAGGGCTTCGCCGGGCCTGCCAGGCGTTGCAACCATCTGCTGTCCCTGGCCCCAAATTCAGAAGATCAGTTTGCGGCGGCCGCGGTTGGAGTTCCGGCACGCGAGCGGACAGCGCTCAATGCACGCAGGGCTGCAGCGGCTACGTCGGAGTTGCCGTCGCGTGAAAGCTGTTGGAGCTGGGGAATGCTGGTATCATCCCCGGCGTACATCAGCACGTTGCAAAGCTGTTGCCGGACCTGCGCGTTGCGGCTGTTCATGTAAGGATAAAGTTGCTTGAGGAAACCGGAGTCTTGAGCCAGTTCCACCAGGTAGGCCCGCGCCGAGTCTGCTTCTCCGGAGTCCAGCGATTCGACGATCGAACTGACGTAATCATTTCGTCCCAGGCTGGTGATGGCAAATTCCATGGCCAGCCGGGCCTCCGCATTTTTTTCTGCGGGCGCGCTGCGCATGAGGTCCGGGAGGGCCTTCGGGTCTTTGGCGCGGGCCAGCCCCGCCGCCGCATTCACCCGGATGGAAGCGTCCTTGTCGTAAAGGGCTTTCAGAAAGATCGGCACAGACACGGGGTCTCCGATGTAAGCCAGCCCCTCGAGCGCCTTCTGACGCGTCTCCTTGTCCGGGCCGTTTGCATAAAGGGCCTGGAGTCTTGGGACCGCCGCGCGCGTACGCAGGATTCCAACCGTTACGGCGGCATCCCGCTGGATATTCCTGTTGGATGAACTCAGCAGATCAACCAGCTTTGGGCCGGCGGAAACATCCTGGATTTTCGCCAGCGAGTTTAAGGCTTCGCGGGCAAGGTTTTCAGATGGGGAGTGCGCCGTGATCACCAGGTCAGGGACAGCCTGCCGGGCCAGCAGAATTCCGAGCGCTGCCGTGGCCTCCTGCGCAGCGCGGGGCTGATGGCTGTCCATCATCACCCGATCCAGAGCCGAAACGGCCCTGGGGTCAACCGCTGTCCCCGGAGTGATCCGGATGGGGCTGCCCAGGAATGTTCTTTTGGCGCTGCGATACTGCCGTTCCATGTAGCCGAGGAAGCCAGTCCGGGGAGTTTCGCCCGTGTAATAGCCTTCGATGCCCTTGACTGCAAGCCAGCGGACTTCCGAGTCGTTGTCACTGGTGGCCTGGATCAGTCCCTGGAGCGACCGCGTAACGCGGATGGACGCCAACGCCACCACCACCTGCTTTCGAACGCTGGGGCTGGAATCATTGAGCGCAGAGATGAGAGCAGGGACTGCGGAGGGATCTCCGGTTTCGCCGATTTCCTGCGCGGCCTTGGCCCTGACTTTCGGGCTCGAATTCCTGAGGTCATCAAGGTCCGATCCGGTCACCGGCTTCGAGGGCGCAGCCGCCTGAGCGCTTGGACTTGCGGAGGTTTGCGGCGCTGCAGCCCCATATGGGACCGCACCGGCCAATGCCGCCAGCACCAGGATTTGTGACAGGAATATTGCTCTTCGTTTCACTTTGATGTTGCTCCTTCTTCCCGCGACTGGGCTCCCATCCTTCCGGCTTCCGGGGCCTACCTGATATTGTACAAGTGTCCTATAAACTTTAAAGCACGAAAGCGCGAAACGCCGAGCGAAATCTGGCACGGTGCAGGCTTGAAATTTGTACCCGGCGAGTGTTTATTGGAGCCGAGGGCAACAGGACGCCCCGAGCGGACTTCGAACGGCCAATAGCAATTTCAATCGGTCGGCACGAATCGCGCATCAAACGGATAAGTCGCCATGGGACTGTTTCCCCCTGGTTGACCAGGAAATAAGACATCGCCACGAACTCTATGCGACGGAGGCCTCGCCATGGCAGAAATTACAGCTTTGTTCTGGGACATCGGGGGCGTAGTACTGACCAACGGGTGGGACCGGCGCTGCCGCGAACGCGCGGCACACAAATTCGGATTGGACTGGGAGGATTTTGAGGACCGGCACGAATTGATTGTGGGTCGCTTTGAAACCGGCAAGCTGACACTCGACCGTTACCTCGATCGCACGGTCTTTTACCGCCCGCGGAATTTCGATAAAGAACTTTTTAAGGTCTACATGTTTGACCAGTCAAAGCCGATTGACGGAACGCTTGGCGTAGTGGAGCGCATTGTCCGTTCACGGCGTTACCTGCTGGCAACCCTGAACAATGAGTCGCGGGAACTCAACCATCATCGGATCGAGCATTTCGAATTGCGCAAGTATTTCAGCCTGTTCATGAGTTCCTGCTTCCTGGGGGTCAAGAAGCCGGAGGATGAAATGTTCCGTCTGGCACTCGACCTGACCCAGCGTGAGCCGGAAGAGTGCCTCTTTATTGATGACCGCGGGTTAAATGTCGAATGCGCGGCGCGCTTGCGGCTGCAGACTTTACACTTCAGGAATGCGGCGCAGTTGGAAAAAGATTTGCGCGGGCTTGGCCTCGAGTTCTGATCTCATCGCAGCGCTGCCGTCCCAGGGGTGCTCAGGAACGAGCGGTCTGCTTTATCGACATAAAAGGCCGCGGAGTTGCAGACCAACTCTGCGCTTGCTCAGTCGTTGTCTGCTTTTGACAGTTCGCGCAGAAGCACGGGCAGTTGCTGGCTGAAGGCTGACCTTGCCATCACACGCTCGCATCCCGCGACGCGAGCCGCCTGGATGAGGTCCGTTTGGACGTGAGAAACAAATGCGACAACGGGAATGGAGCGAGTGGAAGGATGGTCCCTGATTTTTTCCAATACATCGATGGCTTTTCCGGAGCTGTGGTTCAGGTCCACTACAAGGGCGTGCGCGGTGTTGCCCGCAAGTTTTTCCTGGAGCGTATCCGGCGCCGCAGGCTCAACCGTCACGTCGCCCAGGCGCCGGGCGGCCTGCTGTATTTTCGCAAGGAAGAAAATGTCATCAACTACAGCCAGAATTATGGCAGGCACGTCTCCTCCTCAGCCATTTTCAGCATACAACCCGTGGTCCGTTGTGCGCCATAGCCGGGCTTGCACGGCTGCCTTTTGGCGGTCAAGAATAGTGGTGGCATGCTTACCGATCGCAAACCTCGCAAGCGAATCCTGTTGGCCGATTTCACCAAGAGTGACGAGGGCCGGGTCCTTGAGCTCCCACAGGACGATCGGCTGAAGTTGCTGTCCGCGTCGCTGGAAGCGGCGCTCAAGGCGGGGGCGATCCCGCCGGTGCGTTTGCTGTGTGAAAAGTTCCTGGCCAATGCTGCTGATTTCTACAAGGTTGATTGTACTCCCATCCGGGTGCTTGCCGCCCGCCCGGTCCGCAGCCGAGAGGGTGGCTGGGGTTACGAAGTCTTCGGCGATTATGATCCTGAAAGCACCCTGATCCGCGTCTGGATGAGGACCGCCGTGCGCAAGCAGGTGACTTCCTATGGCACCTTTCTCAGCACATTGTGCCACGAATTTTGCCACCACCTCGACTACAAGCTCTTCAGCTACCGCGACACCTGGCATACCAGGGGATTTTATGAACGCGCCGCCGCGCTTTACCACCACGCGCGCGGTACCCCGGCGAAGCGGCTGGTCTGGATTGAAATCTCCAACGGGCGTTGGAGGATCGACTGGCAGCGCACCAGCCGCGGTGGGTGATTGTAGCGCCGGGCTTGAGCCCGGCACGTGCCGCCCTGAAGGGCGGCGCTACCTGACGCGCTCGAGGGGGCAGCCTTCGTGGCGGTCGGCGCGCAGCAGTAGCACCGAGAAGATCAGGCCGCAGAAGCCGAGAGACGCGAACATGATCTGGCTGGCAGTGTAGCCGTGCGTGGTGTCGCGCAAGGCGCCGTTCGCGACTGGAAAGGTCGCCAGGCCCAGGTTCTGGATGGCGGTCATGAGGCCGAAAGCAGTCCCCACGACGCGCTCGTCCACGATGAGCGGTACGGAGGGCCACAGGCAGGCGGGCACCAGCACGAAGGCTGCTCCCAGCACGATCATGGGGAAGACCGGCCGGATGTAGGTGAGCCCCAGCAGCAGATGCGCGGGCACGATGAGCAGCGAGCCAAGCACCATCAGCGTGGCGCGGCGGCCGATGCGATCGACGAGGTTCCCCGCGAAGGGCGCCAGCACCATCGATGCCGCAATGATGATCGACGTGGTTCCCTGGGCGGTGCTGACCATGTGGCTGAAATTGTAGAACACGCCAGAGAGAAAGCCGCGCCCTACTGCTGACGCCATCGGCATTCCCCACTTATCATGAAAAAAGTCGGTGGCCAGCGCCGTAAAGGGAAAAATCGCGGAGTAGAACGCCACGCAGATTCCCACCGCGTACCAATACGAGCGCCGGAACTTTCCGACCTCGCTCCAGGTGATCTTGTCGCCGCCGCCCGCTTTGGGCAGATCCAGAATCGGCTCCGCGTGCCGGTCCATCAAGGTATAGATCCAGTTGCAGATCAGGCTGGCAAGGCACAGTCC
Encoded here:
- a CDS encoding Ig domain-containing protein; its protein translation is MKPRNLILSLAVLVAAGPFSNARAQKPRGPIHITSVAHAVSHPPDSSGAASNNKNFGPARVIPLRRPDHTGLETNGGGEGGPAAPSIGNWTDADVQTTYGPSQLTVSNVFGGVNFTGQIPPDENLSVGINTTGANPATQIVDVVNTSYTIFTASGQGIKSGYLNGLFAGLTSSMCSSVNGGDPIALFDKLDGRWIISQLAYNSTFTDNHLCLAISQTSDATGAYNAYDFSFGSNLPDYPKLAVWPDGIYFSANIYASNGSTLQFQGAQACSFPRGYVTNPPTSGQITFSCSPGNDAGIYNILPADLENLPGTASLPTGPDYYMQYVDNVGPGTGNDLRIYQLDANAGSLNVVNDLTVNDFHDACGGGTCVPQEGATQQLDSLGDRLMYRLSFRSYSDHDQMVANHSVQINSSDNQTGVRWYIIRRDQGGAFYVNKESTYSPDVSTYRWMGSIAQNKNGDLGLGYSVSGVTTFPGIAVTGLKNGADTLMEQEQRMYHGTDQSYQGTYSRWGDYSSISVDPTDDCSFWYTNEYVKPPVLSFDFLWNTVIGKISFGDCSVPSFIITTGALPGGTVNTAYSATLTATGGTGSYTWSISAGSLPAGLTLNTSTGAITGTPTTAGTSNFTAKVTDSNSQTATQNLSITVNAALSITTTSLPGGTVGTAYSSTLAATGGTGSYTWSISAGSLPAGLTLNTSTGAITG
- a CDS encoding acyl-CoA thioesterase, encoding MRKQKRKRNGKTVSESRVEMVEVVLPNDANPLGNILGGKVMHLIDIAGAIAAQRHARTVVVTVAVDNLDFLHPIRVGQLIILRAQVTRAFRTSVEVAVKVYLEDSLTGERRQTSSAFVTYVALDAGGQVVKVPAVIPVTPEEKHEYRESLIRRRHRLEAAARAHRRYLENH
- a CDS encoding RidA family protein; this translates as MKNKRTKIFSGTPWEPKVGYARAVQVGDTVYVSGTTATDPSGKILAPGDAYAQTVQASRNIENALKRLGLSLENVVRTRVYLTDMDRWEEVAKGHAECFGEVHPATSFVGVSRLVDPEMLVEIEALAVA
- a CDS encoding S41 family peptidase; the encoded protein is MHTTRERDRILLLAGLLLLVPTLLRPQEAPPNDPATQESLKFAQIYSLVQENYVDSIDPDHAIFDGAIRNMLDTLDPFSAFFDRQQFKQLQEQTSGEAIGFGSILYVKPGKVLVLQAAEGSPSWRAGLGPGDEIMAVNGERVSQLDFQSLIQLLQRSRSHPVTLGILHPGKDQPQEVRLVPKEVEMPTVDSVFEFQDRQIGYVHVSGFDAKTTQEVQDAIAKLGGAKLKGLLFDLRNNHGGVVATAAGVASLFLQPGMPILTMRGRGVPEKSYSTMPMPVRYTMPMVVLINGETASAAELLTAALEEHDRAVVAGENSYGKGVVENVMPLSDDTGLALTVAQYFTPSGRSIQRRLPGTMLAEAESGIGKSKDFRTDDGRPLSAGGGITPDVPIPPRALDPWAVFLDQRGLFTDFASQYITYHTDLKKTFEPGSDVMTEFQSFLSSRRVRTPPEYWANDQDYLKLRIRQEVFSLVFGLESANEVEIRGDPQVQKALGLFPKVPEILKAPLPAGTTHIKRVADKVNRQKSKERAGNSK
- a CDS encoding HEAT repeat domain-containing protein — translated: MKRRAIFLSQILVLAALAGAVPYGAAAPQTSASPSAQAAAPSKPVTGSDLDDLRNSSPKVRAKAAQEIGETGDPSAVPALISALNDSSPSVRKQVVVALASIRVTRSLQGLIQATSDNDSEVRWLAVKGIEGYYTGETPRTGFLGYMERQYRSAKRTFLGSPIRITPGTAVDPRAVSALDRVMMDSHQPRAAQEATAALGILLARQAVPDLVITAHSPSENLAREALNSLAKIQDVSAGPKLVDLLSSSNRNIQRDAAVTVGILRTRAAVPRLQALYANGPDKETRQKALEGLAYIGDPVSVPIFLKALYDKDASIRVNAAAGLARAKDPKALPDLMRSAPAEKNAEARLAMEFAITSLGRNDYVSSIVESLDSGEADSARAYLVELAQDSGFLKQLYPYMNSRNAQVRQQLCNVLMYAGDDTSIPQLQQLSRDGNSDVAAAALRALSAVRSRAGTPTAAAAN
- a CDS encoding HAD family phosphatase, which codes for MAEITALFWDIGGVVLTNGWDRRCRERAAHKFGLDWEDFEDRHELIVGRFETGKLTLDRYLDRTVFYRPRNFDKELFKVYMFDQSKPIDGTLGVVERIVRSRRYLLATLNNESRELNHHRIEHFELRKYFSLFMSSCFLGVKKPEDEMFRLALDLTQREPEECLFIDDRGLNVECAARLRLQTLHFRNAAQLEKDLRGLGLEF
- a CDS encoding response regulator, which gives rise to MPAIILAVVDDIFFLAKIQQAARRLGDVTVEPAAPDTLQEKLAGNTAHALVVDLNHSSGKAIDVLEKIRDHPSTRSIPVVAFVSHVQTDLIQAARVAGCERVMARSAFSQQLPVLLRELSKADND
- a CDS encoding MFS transporter; protein product: MAFGSYFAYDSVGAIETTLILVFHTNRAAIGTMYTMYSVAAVFAVLAGGFLIDRAGVRLASLIFSGFVVAGAAVVAWAPDLPVLYVGRVLFGIGSESMIVAQSAIIARWFKGKELALAFGIALTICRLGTLFSFNTEELLASRLGWRNALWIAAGLCLASLICNWIYTLMDRHAEPILDLPKAGGGDKITWSEVGKFRRSYWYAVGICVAFYSAIFPFTALATDFFHDKWGMPMASAVGRGFLSGVFYNFSHMVSTAQGTTSIIIAASMVLAPFAGNLVDRIGRRATLMVLGSLLIVPAHLLLGLTYIRPVFPMIVLGAAFVLVPACLWPSVPLIVDERVVGTAFGLMTAIQNLGLATFPVANGALRDTTHGYTASQIMFASLGFCGLIFSVLLLRADRHEGCPLERVR